The Coffea arabica cultivar ET-39 chromosome 4e, Coffea Arabica ET-39 HiFi, whole genome shotgun sequence genome includes a window with the following:
- the LOC140005485 gene encoding uncharacterized protein: MGDFNDICSNGEKWGGRERSEGSFRDFNNFIAENELVDIRFVGVPWTWCNTWEGEREVKERLDRCLRSVGWMQIYENVTCEHIETEASDHCLLMVDTKPQQRRGKQRFFFDHRWAKNKATEGNAKVKIQEIKEQLKTAREADELRTKGVITNLKLQLSKAYKDEELYWSQKSRSRWLKEGDKNTAYFHQSVMAKRKRNRINILQKTDGEWCRSDQEIEEEMCKHYKELFTSNNPTEFDDVLQGIQCTISNLMNA; the protein is encoded by the exons ATGGGCGACTTTAATGATATTTGCTCTAATGGAGAGAAATGGGGAGGGAGAGAAAGGTCTGAGGGAAGCTTTAGGGATTTTAACAACTTCATAGCTGAGAATGAGCTGGTGGATATTAGGTTTGTGGGGGTTCCTTGGACTTGGTGTAATACAtgggagggggagagggaggtAAAGGAGAGGTTGGATAGATGTTTAAGGAGTGTGGGATGGATGCAGATATATGAAAATGTAACCTGTGAGCATATTGAAACAGAGGCATCTGATCACTGCCTCCTAATGGTGGACACAAAACCGCAGCAAAGGAGAGGGAAGCAAAGGTTTTTCTTCGACCATAGATGGGCGAAGAACAAAGCTACTGAG GGTAATGCAAAGGTAAAAATCCAGGAAATTAAGGAACAGTTGAAGACAGCAAGAGAGGCGGATGAGCTACGCACTAAGGGAGTCATTACAAACTTGAAGCTTCAATTAAGCAAAGCCTATAAGGATGAAGAGCTATACTGGAGCCAGAAGTCCAGAAGTAGATGGCTCAAGGAGGGGGACAAAAACACTGCCTACTTCCACCAAAGTGTCATGGCTAAAAGAAAACGAAACAGGATCAATATTCTTCAGAAGACTGATGGGGAATGGTGTAGGAGTGACCAGGAAATTGAGGAAGAAATGTGTAAACACTACAAGGAACTGTTCACCTCTAACAATCCAACAGAGTTTGATGATGTGCTACAAGGCATACAGTGCACTATTTCCAATCTCATGAACGCATAG